A window of Haloarcula sp. H-GB4 contains these coding sequences:
- a CDS encoding DUF4864 domain-containing protein, with amino-acid sequence MTAARPLVLVALAVLVSLAGCGTFFGTGETGPEPTITPAAVPTDEPQAVEATDEGSYWGNVSVDANRSAVTQPRVLELRPNCKRPPGLVVHIQVLALRNNDPATNEGINTTWQFASPSNRDLTGPYANFVRTIQSGFEPLLNATGVRYGPLDRDGDTASQPVTVANRNGTTTSYRWTVEKQTETPYEGCWMTAGVAPA; translated from the coding sequence ATGACAGCCGCTCGGCCACTCGTGCTCGTTGCACTCGCCGTTCTGGTCTCACTGGCGGGCTGTGGCACGTTTTTCGGAACTGGCGAAACAGGGCCGGAACCGACGATAACGCCTGCCGCCGTGCCGACAGATGAACCACAGGCGGTGGAAGCGACGGACGAGGGGAGCTACTGGGGGAACGTCTCCGTCGACGCCAACCGGTCGGCAGTGACGCAGCCGCGAGTCCTCGAACTACGACCGAACTGCAAGCGGCCACCGGGACTGGTCGTCCATATTCAGGTGCTGGCGCTGCGGAACAACGACCCGGCAACGAACGAGGGCATCAACACCACGTGGCAGTTCGCGTCCCCGTCGAACCGGGACCTGACGGGACCGTACGCGAACTTCGTCCGGACAATCCAGAGCGGGTTCGAACCGCTCCTGAACGCGACGGGCGTGCGGTACGGACCGCTGGACCGCGACGGCGACACCGCGTCACAGCCGGTGACCGTGGCCAACAGAAACGGAACGACGACGAGCTACCGGTGGACGGTCGAAAAGCAGACCGAAACGCCATATGAAGGCTGCTGGATGACGGCTGGCGTCGCGCCGGCCTAA
- a CDS encoding sugar ABC transporter permease produces the protein MLLGAIARKLGDDIKTFATMPARTVRKWSYTMQAVRRGELPASEVLKVILSTIGATLVVLALLFPIYWILMAALSGSGSSLYTSESFSLLPADPTVKPFIWVIGDLIVPSYSITAAIPFTDLAFVFQTPGIEILDASDYGVNRPSEFKRFLWNSLMVAIPTVLIAMSLIIPAAYALSRREFLFRRKVLFLYVLMTQVGGGLGVALLIGMYALYVQFGINDSKLALAVYYAATAVPFNTWLLKTYMDGIPVSYEEAAVVDGAPPWRVVTEVIIPMSTAGLATVFIFVFLTGWTEFVVAQTLLGTENYTLPVGLYAMVDEYSIPWARFSAFALTFASPIMLAYLFAQRYIEGGLSFSGMEG, from the coding sequence ATGTTGCTTGGTGCAATCGCCAGAAAGCTCGGCGACGACATCAAGACGTTCGCCACGATGCCCGCCCGAACAGTTCGAAAGTGGTCCTACACCATGCAGGCGGTCCGTCGGGGCGAGCTACCCGCGTCGGAGGTTCTGAAGGTCATCCTCTCGACGATTGGCGCGACACTGGTCGTGCTGGCACTGCTCTTCCCGATCTACTGGATTCTGATGGCGGCCCTTTCCGGCTCCGGAAGCTCGCTGTACACCTCAGAGAGCTTCTCACTGCTGCCCGCTGATCCGACGGTCAAACCGTTCATCTGGGTGATCGGTGATCTCATCGTGCCGTCGTACTCGATTACCGCGGCCATCCCGTTCACAGACCTCGCCTTCGTGTTCCAGACGCCGGGGATCGAAATTCTGGATGCCTCCGACTACGGCGTCAACCGCCCGTCGGAGTTCAAGCGCTTCCTCTGGAACAGCCTCATGGTGGCGATTCCAACAGTCCTGATCGCGATGTCGCTCATCATTCCGGCGGCGTATGCCCTCTCGCGCCGGGAGTTCCTCTTCCGCCGAAAGGTCCTGTTCCTCTACGTACTGATGACACAGGTCGGGGGCGGCCTCGGCGTTGCCCTGCTCATCGGGATGTATGCGCTGTACGTCCAGTTCGGAATCAACGACAGCAAGCTGGCGCTTGCGGTGTACTACGCGGCGACCGCCGTGCCGTTCAACACGTGGCTGCTGAAGACCTACATGGACGGTATTCCGGTCTCCTACGAGGAGGCCGCCGTCGTCGACGGCGCGCCGCCGTGGCGGGTCGTCACCGAGGTCATCATTCCGATGTCGACTGCTGGGCTGGCGACGGTGTTCATCTTCGTCTTCCTCACCGGCTGGACGGAGTTCGTCGTCGCCCAGACGCTGCTGGGGACGGAGAACTACACGCTGCCGGTCGGCCTGTACGCGATGGTCGACGAGTACTCCATCCCGTGGGCGCGCTTCTCCGCGTTCGCGCTCACCTTCGCCTCGCCGATCATGCTGGCGTACCTGTTCGCCCAGCGCTACATCGAGGGCGGCCTCTCCTTTAGCGGGATGGAAGGTTAG
- a CDS encoding sugar phosphate nucleotidyltransferase: MDGVVLAAGEGTRMRPLTADRPKGLVEVAGKPLLTHCFDTLLSVGVDRLVVVVGYRGDDIVSHYGDQYRDAPVEYVRQDEQLGLAHALEQPSSAVDGTFVMLNGDNVCRANLDDVLDRHRETDASATLLVEDVSRAEARTTGVVTTDGEGEVTGLVEKPSDPPSTLVTRGFFVFEPAIGHACALTRPSERGEYELPDAIDLLLSAGHRVEAVELEGWCHNVNEPGDIDTVEQRLGESVDR; the protein is encoded by the coding sequence ATGGACGGCGTCGTACTCGCTGCCGGCGAAGGGACGCGGATGCGGCCACTCACTGCGGACAGACCGAAGGGACTGGTCGAGGTAGCCGGAAAGCCGCTGCTGACACATTGCTTCGATACGCTGCTGTCAGTCGGCGTCGACCGATTGGTGGTCGTCGTCGGCTACCGCGGTGACGACATCGTGTCCCACTACGGCGACCAGTATCGGGACGCGCCAGTGGAGTACGTCCGGCAGGACGAGCAGTTGGGACTGGCGCACGCGCTCGAACAGCCCAGTTCCGCCGTTGACGGGACCTTTGTCATGCTGAACGGCGACAACGTCTGCCGGGCGAACCTTGACGACGTGCTTGACCGACACCGCGAGACCGACGCCAGCGCGACGCTGCTCGTCGAAGACGTGTCGCGGGCCGAGGCCAGAACGACCGGTGTCGTCACGACGGACGGCGAAGGCGAGGTGACGGGCCTCGTCGAGAAGCCGTCGGACCCGCCGTCGACGCTGGTCACGCGAGGCTTCTTTGTCTTCGAACCGGCCATCGGCCACGCCTGCGCGCTGACGCGACCCTCCGAGCGCGGCGAGTACGAACTCCCCGACGCAATCGACCTGCTGTTGAGCGCTGGCCACCGCGTTGAGGCAGTCGAACTGGAGGGATGGTGTCACAACGTCAACGAGCCGGGCGACATCGATACCGTCGAACAGCGACTCGGCGAGAGCGTCGACCGCTGA
- a CDS encoding carbohydrate ABC transporter permease translates to MSTVSRAADRIESVPFLTRDDASLLLVLPGLFVFSAFMLFPVLYLLGISFTNAQPANLFAGEGVVAVLTFGDALFVGLENYADVLTDGQFWNSFGVTWLFVATSVTLKIGASLAIALVVTSDLVRGKRVLRSLIIFPMGLPPIFTITVWRGIFSSAEFGLMNQLLTAFGASSVAWLSGRWTAFIAYNVTEAWLAYPFMVIITVSALQDVPQELHEAAVVDGAGFLARFAHITLPSIKRPVLFASILTSAASFQQFLIPFVFNQGGPARANELIVVYGYREALSFQQYGRGAAISIIALVFIGAFMWLNVKKGKLADGVND, encoded by the coding sequence ATGAGTACCGTTTCACGAGCGGCGGACCGCATTGAGTCGGTCCCGTTTCTGACGCGGGACGACGCGTCGTTACTGCTAGTGCTCCCGGGGCTGTTTGTCTTCTCGGCGTTCATGCTGTTCCCGGTCCTCTACCTGCTAGGAATCTCCTTTACAAACGCCCAGCCGGCGAATCTGTTCGCCGGCGAGGGCGTCGTCGCCGTGCTCACGTTCGGTGACGCACTGTTTGTCGGATTAGAGAACTACGCTGATGTGCTGACCGACGGCCAGTTCTGGAACTCCTTTGGCGTCACTTGGCTGTTTGTCGCCACGAGCGTCACGCTCAAAATCGGGGCGAGCCTGGCTATCGCGCTCGTCGTGACCAGCGACCTCGTCCGCGGTAAGCGCGTCCTGCGCTCGCTCATCATCTTCCCGATGGGGCTGCCGCCGATTTTCACCATCACCGTGTGGCGCGGCATCTTCAGCTCCGCCGAATTCGGGCTGATGAACCAGCTGCTGACCGCATTCGGGGCGAGTTCGGTCGCGTGGCTCTCGGGCCGCTGGACTGCCTTCATCGCGTACAACGTCACGGAGGCGTGGCTGGCGTACCCGTTCATGGTCATCATCACCGTCAGCGCGCTACAGGACGTACCCCAGGAACTCCACGAGGCGGCCGTCGTCGACGGCGCGGGGTTTCTGGCACGCTTTGCGCACATCACGCTGCCGTCGATCAAACGTCCCGTGCTGTTCGCATCGATTCTGACCTCTGCGGCGTCGTTCCAGCAGTTCCTCATTCCGTTCGTGTTCAATCAGGGCGGCCCGGCGCGGGCGAACGAACTCATCGTCGTCTACGGCTATCGTGAGGCACTGTCGTTCCAGCAGTACGGCCGCGGTGCGGCTATCAGTATCATCGCGCTCGTGTTCATCGGCGCGTTCATGTGGCTCAATGTCAAGAAAGGAAAGCTCGCCGACGGGGTGAACGACTGA
- a CDS encoding cold-shock protein produces MAEGTVDFFNDTGGYGFIETDDADEDVFFHMEDVGGPDLEEGQDVEFDIEQADKGPRATNLTRL; encoded by the coding sequence ATGGCGGAAGGCACTGTCGACTTCTTCAACGACACTGGTGGCTACGGCTTCATCGAAACCGACGATGCGGACGAAGACGTCTTCTTCCACATGGAAGACGTTGGCGGCCCTGACCTCGAAGAGGGGCAGGACGTCGAGTTCGACATCGAGCAGGCGGACAAGGGTCCGCGTGCGACCAACCTCACGCGACTGTAA
- a CDS encoding alpha-amylase family glycosyl hydrolase, translated as MHYPGPPRFATVGESVELAPRQPDPDMVAEWRVVERPAASTATLGDVPVCHFEPDAPGVYRAELTVADGTHEQVIRAFPDVTETARFSVTADDFDDGSDLPVADRAIVIGKFNDFTMGTHWAERDGDEWVIETELPPGTHHAIFSFDGSFKSTATDEVTIEGPGRPRVELTSETVDADLVVSADARAAPSGSEPEVEFYLDGRDALAESAVTVDGDKLRVPRETLPETARIHAVAVAERHSVADTLVVECGKKSEDTGAGETISVSRPADPPAWAGDATIYEIFVRSFAGETVDTTFEAIERRVPYIESLGVDVVWLTPVQASPTRHGYHITDFFDTATDLGTRAAFESLVDQLHDAGIRVVFDLVLNHSSRDHPAFQLHRAGVPEYADYYERIPASQDVSDVDWAGEDAPGHYFNWTRIPNLNYDSLDVRRWMLDVVDEWRDVVDGFRCDVAWGVPHGFWKEVRERVKADDPEFLLLDETVPRDAAFAENEFDLHYDTDLFDTLRDIGTGEEPASALFEALDATAGHGYPDRAGHMRYVDNHDEDRYIDECGAASLRAAVGATFTLPGTPMIYAGQERGVEQQRGTMRWHDGDNALTDFHRRLVALRADHAALSAPGVRPVAHTVETGDSDSVIAYERTDGDETLVVVLHFGEGTATVSLDTPAGDTDLLSGDSVNSDGTVEVSDIVVVPVARER; from the coding sequence ATGCACTATCCAGGACCGCCGCGGTTCGCCACCGTCGGCGAATCGGTGGAACTGGCCCCGCGCCAGCCCGATCCCGACATGGTTGCCGAGTGGCGGGTAGTCGAGCGGCCAGCGGCGAGTACAGCAACGCTTGGCGACGTCCCAGTCTGTCACTTCGAACCAGACGCCCCGGGTGTCTATCGAGCCGAGCTAACCGTCGCAGACGGTACACACGAGCAGGTCATCCGAGCGTTCCCGGACGTCACCGAGACGGCTCGGTTCAGCGTCACGGCGGACGACTTCGACGACGGCAGCGATCTCCCCGTTGCCGACCGCGCCATCGTCATCGGAAAGTTCAACGACTTCACGATGGGAACCCACTGGGCCGAACGCGACGGCGACGAGTGGGTCATCGAGACCGAACTCCCGCCGGGGACCCACCACGCGATTTTCAGTTTCGACGGCTCCTTCAAGTCGACCGCGACCGACGAGGTCACTATCGAAGGTCCCGGTCGTCCCCGGGTCGAACTCACCAGTGAAACGGTGGATGCGGACCTCGTCGTCTCGGCGGACGCCCGCGCGGCCCCGTCGGGGAGCGAACCGGAAGTCGAATTCTATCTTGACGGCCGAGATGCACTGGCGGAGTCGGCCGTGACCGTCGACGGCGACAAACTTCGGGTCCCACGCGAAACACTGCCTGAAACGGCCCGGATTCACGCGGTCGCCGTCGCAGAGCGCCACAGTGTCGCGGACACGCTAGTCGTGGAATGTGGCAAGAAAAGCGAGGACACAGGCGCGGGCGAGACGATATCTGTCTCGCGGCCGGCCGACCCGCCGGCCTGGGCCGGCGACGCCACCATCTACGAGATATTCGTCCGGTCGTTCGCCGGCGAGACCGTCGACACGACCTTCGAGGCCATCGAGCGGCGGGTCCCCTACATCGAGTCGCTGGGCGTCGACGTGGTGTGGCTCACCCCCGTCCAGGCGAGTCCGACCCGGCACGGCTACCATATCACCGATTTCTTCGACACCGCCACGGACCTAGGGACGCGCGCGGCGTTCGAGTCGCTGGTCGACCAGCTCCACGACGCCGGAATTCGGGTTGTCTTCGACCTGGTCCTCAACCACAGCTCGCGGGACCACCCGGCGTTCCAGCTCCACCGAGCCGGCGTCCCCGAGTACGCCGACTACTACGAGCGAATCCCGGCATCGCAGGATGTCTCCGACGTCGACTGGGCGGGCGAAGACGCGCCGGGGCACTACTTCAACTGGACGCGGATTCCGAACCTCAACTACGACTCGCTCGACGTCCGGCGCTGGATGCTCGACGTGGTCGACGAGTGGCGCGACGTGGTCGATGGGTTCCGCTGTGACGTGGCCTGGGGCGTGCCACACGGCTTCTGGAAGGAGGTCCGCGAGCGGGTGAAAGCCGACGACCCGGAGTTCCTGCTGCTCGACGAGACGGTCCCGCGTGACGCTGCCTTCGCCGAGAACGAGTTCGACCTCCACTACGACACGGACCTGTTCGACACGCTCCGAGATATCGGGACCGGCGAGGAACCGGCGTCGGCGCTGTTCGAAGCGCTCGACGCGACGGCCGGGCACGGCTATCCCGACCGCGCCGGCCACATGCGATACGTCGATAACCACGACGAGGACCGCTACATCGACGAATGCGGGGCCGCGTCACTGCGGGCGGCTGTGGGGGCCACGTTCACGCTCCCCGGGACGCCGATGATATACGCCGGGCAGGAGCGCGGCGTCGAACAGCAACGCGGGACGATGCGCTGGCACGACGGCGACAACGCCTTGACCGACTTCCACCGGCGACTGGTGGCGTTACGAGCGGACCACGCGGCACTGAGCGCGCCCGGGGTGCGCCCGGTTGCCCATACCGTCGAAACGGGCGATTCGGACAGCGTTATCGCGTACGAGCGCACCGACGGCGATGAGACGCTGGTGGTCGTTCTGCACTTCGGTGAGGGAACAGCGACAGTCTCGCTCGACACCCCAGCCGGGGACACCGACCTTCTCAGCGGTGACTCTGTCAATAGCGACGGGACAGTCGAGGTCAGCGATATTGTCGTGGTACCGGTGGCGAGAGAGCGCTGA
- a CDS encoding cold-shock protein, with protein sequence MAKGTVDFFNDTGGYGFIDTEDADEDVFFHMEDIGGPDLEEGQELEFDIEQADKGPRANNVTRL encoded by the coding sequence ATGGCGAAAGGAACGGTTGATTTCTTCAACGACACTGGCGGTTACGGTTTCATCGACACTGAGGACGCGGACGAGGACGTCTTCTTCCACATGGAAGATATCGGCGGCCCGGACCTCGAGGAAGGACAGGAGCTCGAATTTGACATCGAGCAGGCGGACAAGGGTCCGCGAGCCAACAACGTCACGAGGCTCTAA
- a CDS encoding ABC transporter ATP-binding protein — protein sequence MASLELDGLRKEFDGGSIVAVDDIDLSIDDGEFVTVVGPSGCGKSTTLRMIAGLERPTSGRIRIGDEDVTDVHARKRDVAMVFQNYALYPHKSIRQNMAFGLRMSTDLSKEERQERVTETAEMMGIGDLLDDTPDQLSGGQKQRVALGRAIVREPDVFLFDEPLSNLDAKLRTTMRTEIQRLQEELGITAVYVTHDQEEAMTMGDRIVILNDGELQQAGQPKTVYENPTNQFVGGFVGSPSMNFLDVTTEPLSSGVRLTGANDDFSYDLTGGRANAFGDSQRGSYVLGIRPEHVSVSDGGDQNAVPATVDVLEPIGSDNYLYLDLGESKTGFEGDGAPDFIARVSTDVEPAIGDQVQVSFDESAVHLFDSETGEAVTAGEDAPVAAPQ from the coding sequence ATGGCGAGTCTCGAACTAGACGGTCTCCGCAAGGAGTTCGACGGTGGCTCCATCGTGGCGGTCGACGACATCGACCTGTCCATCGACGATGGGGAGTTCGTAACGGTCGTCGGCCCGTCGGGGTGTGGGAAATCGACGACACTGCGGATGATTGCCGGGCTTGAGCGACCGACAAGCGGCCGGATCCGCATTGGTGACGAGGACGTGACGGACGTTCATGCCCGCAAGCGCGACGTGGCGATGGTGTTCCAGAACTACGCGCTGTACCCGCACAAGTCCATCCGGCAGAACATGGCGTTCGGTCTCCGGATGAGCACGGACCTCTCGAAGGAGGAACGGCAAGAGCGAGTCACCGAGACGGCAGAAATGATGGGTATCGGGGACCTGCTCGATGACACGCCGGACCAGCTTTCCGGCGGGCAGAAACAGCGAGTCGCCCTCGGGCGTGCCATCGTCCGGGAGCCGGATGTGTTCCTCTTCGACGAGCCACTCAGCAACCTCGATGCGAAGCTTCGGACGACGATGCGGACGGAAATCCAGCGCCTGCAAGAGGAACTCGGAATTACGGCCGTCTACGTCACGCACGATCAGGAGGAAGCAATGACGATGGGCGACCGCATCGTCATCCTCAACGACGGGGAACTCCAGCAGGCCGGCCAGCCAAAGACGGTGTACGAGAACCCAACCAACCAGTTCGTCGGCGGCTTCGTCGGCTCGCCCTCGATGAATTTCCTCGACGTGACCACGGAGCCGCTCAGCAGCGGCGTGCGGCTCACCGGCGCTAACGACGACTTCTCCTATGACCTCACGGGCGGCCGTGCCAATGCATTCGGCGACAGCCAGCGTGGGTCGTACGTGCTGGGGATCCGACCGGAACACGTTTCGGTCAGCGACGGGGGCGACCAGAACGCCGTCCCGGCAACGGTCGACGTGCTCGAACCCATCGGCAGCGACAACTACCTCTATCTCGACTTGGGTGAATCGAAGACCGGGTTCGAGGGCGACGGCGCGCCGGATTTCATCGCCAGGGTGAGCACCGACGTGGAGCCGGCCATCGGCGATCAAGTACAGGTGTCGTTCGACGAATCCGCTGTCCATCTGTTCGATTCGGAGACTGGCGAGGCAGTCACAGCCGGCGAGGACGCGCCTGTCGCAGCACCGCAGTAG
- a CDS encoding extracellular solute-binding protein encodes MTMERRTVLKRIGGVGAATALAGCSVQEQGSGGSEGETASGDGSGDGASGGSQQAGGTATAWYQLQDSEIPAREDAMETFASKTEFGVEGSDISNMEKKTTSAIPAGQGPEVFEWAHDWVGDYYQREFVVDQSDELSVSLDQFTDAAASAVQFDDAVVGLPHSAETVTLIYNTDIVDEAPETADDMVATMEEYHDPSSSQYGLAMPFDPYFTSGWIQAFGGYYFDPEQDPALGLDADEAIEGLQFALDTLRPYMPDDPNYEPQAATFSEGNAAFAVNGPWYLATLNQSDVNYEVATFPAIDGGEVTPYTGISMWYFADAMNEGGADATAARNFVEWFATNEDHATRLAEEQGAIPVLDSLVGSDELPDHVQTYSQTVSQGVPMPTDPRMNKVWSPLENALIEVFNGDSSAEDALTTAAEEIRSNWE; translated from the coding sequence ATGACAATGGAACGACGGACGGTGCTCAAACGGATCGGCGGTGTCGGGGCGGCTACAGCCCTTGCTGGCTGTAGTGTGCAAGAGCAGGGCAGTGGCGGCTCGGAGGGGGAAACGGCTTCCGGTGACGGCTCGGGCGATGGGGCAAGCGGCGGAAGTCAGCAGGCAGGCGGGACTGCGACGGCGTGGTATCAGTTGCAGGATTCGGAGATCCCTGCACGCGAGGACGCGATGGAGACGTTCGCGAGCAAGACGGAGTTCGGTGTCGAGGGGTCGGACATCTCCAACATGGAAAAGAAGACCACGAGCGCGATTCCGGCCGGGCAGGGGCCGGAGGTCTTTGAGTGGGCACACGACTGGGTGGGCGACTACTACCAGCGGGAGTTCGTCGTCGACCAGTCCGACGAACTCTCCGTGAGCTTAGACCAGTTCACGGACGCTGCCGCCTCCGCCGTCCAGTTCGACGATGCCGTTGTTGGCCTCCCTCACTCGGCGGAGACAGTGACGCTCATCTACAACACGGACATCGTCGACGAAGCGCCCGAGACTGCCGACGACATGGTGGCGACAATGGAGGAGTACCACGATCCGAGCAGCAGCCAGTACGGCCTCGCCATGCCGTTTGACCCGTACTTCACGAGCGGGTGGATACAGGCCTTTGGCGGCTACTACTTTGACCCGGAGCAGGACCCGGCGCTCGGCTTGGATGCCGACGAGGCCATCGAGGGACTCCAGTTCGCTCTCGATACCCTCCGTCCGTATATGCCCGACGACCCGAACTACGAACCGCAGGCTGCGACGTTCTCCGAGGGGAACGCCGCCTTCGCAGTTAACGGGCCGTGGTACCTGGCGACGCTGAACCAGAGCGACGTGAACTACGAAGTGGCGACGTTCCCTGCCATCGACGGCGGCGAGGTGACGCCGTACACCGGCATTTCGATGTGGTACTTCGCGGACGCGATGAACGAGGGTGGAGCCGACGCCACGGCCGCCCGGAACTTCGTCGAGTGGTTCGCTACCAACGAGGACCACGCCACGCGACTCGCCGAGGAGCAGGGTGCGATTCCGGTGCTCGACAGCCTCGTCGGCAGCGACGAACTCCCCGACCACGTCCAGACGTACTCCCAGACCGTCAGCCAGGGGGTCCCGATGCCGACTGACCCGCGCATGAACAAGGTGTGGTCGCCGCTTGAGAACGCCCTCATCGAAGTGTTCAACGGCGATTCAAGCGCCGAAGACGCACTGACGACCGCCGCCGAGGAAATCCGCAGCAACTGGGAGTAA
- a CDS encoding DUF429 domain-containing protein encodes MAEPLYVGVDRSDESWVAVAFTGDGFDHASVFDSIGACWAAYEERARRILVGVPIGLVESGEPDRRCDELARSVLGERSTTVRTPPVREATRKQRYSTANRVHKRKTDHTLSERAFAQSDSLARVDELLQELPEAAAAIRESHPEVCFRAFGGEPLSYAKHTAGGYAERMRILAQHDRDAAPTVQKAAEATGGTAVAVDDVLDAVVLAYTAAPSDGDLYTLPPEPPRDATGLPMEIVYRAASPLLT; translated from the coding sequence ATGGCGGAACCGCTGTACGTCGGCGTCGATCGGAGCGATGAGTCCTGGGTCGCTGTCGCGTTCACTGGCGACGGCTTCGACCACGCGTCGGTGTTCGACAGTATCGGTGCGTGCTGGGCAGCCTACGAGGAGCGCGCCCGCCGGATTCTGGTCGGCGTGCCGATCGGACTTGTCGAATCCGGCGAGCCGGACCGCCGGTGTGACGAACTCGCCCGGTCAGTCCTCGGCGAGCGCAGCACGACGGTCCGCACACCGCCGGTGCGAGAAGCGACCCGAAAACAGCGCTACTCGACGGCCAATCGCGTCCACAAGCGCAAGACTGACCACACCCTCTCTGAACGGGCGTTCGCACAGAGCGACAGCCTCGCCCGGGTCGACGAACTCTTGCAGGAACTGCCCGAGGCCGCCGCCGCTATCCGAGAATCCCACCCGGAAGTCTGTTTCCGCGCTTTCGGCGGCGAGCCGCTTAGCTACGCAAAACATACTGCTGGGGGATACGCCGAGCGGATGCGGATTCTCGCACAACACGACCGCGACGCCGCCCCAACAGTCCAGAAAGCCGCCGAAGCAACCGGTGGGACGGCGGTGGCTGTCGACGACGTACTGGACGCCGTTGTGCTCGCGTACACGGCTGCCCCGAGTGACGGGGACCTGTACACGCTCCCGCCCGAACCACCGCGAGATGCGACGGGGCTGCCGATGGAAATCGTCTATCGGGCTGCGTCGCCACTACTCACGTAG